A portion of the Bombus terrestris chromosome 3, iyBomTerr1.2, whole genome shotgun sequence genome contains these proteins:
- the LOC100649724 gene encoding uncharacterized protein LOC100649724 isoform X8 yields the protein MSNPYRARPTRSRINHSLGYGTHNQNIWNPMSRVPPEVSSNDSVQHQPPLLNQPKQSNDPWNNSWNWDFDKQADNQQQQPLQSEQQQQHYVPSYANQGQLIPNSIQDHYYQSVNGNKNDLLNQNLTSDRNIPGTVANRPPIPNHTDSFTSYSNYNRYQQYPPPPPPRTNSIKSGSMNFDQPQWAGDQQSQNVSYLQKSGVQNQKEQASRPTLVGSNYNWMKSNQTNVMTPQNWQKPAAVSGHWQDPKMDKEAQNFDDIGNQYTPPIQQTRSSQHLLPSTENKEYSINDTNDANNWSNQVHMSSQWNAQNRESAIPNQSQQVTQAYNANDEFNSWPQKNTEVSQSWKKTNDNNATQWLHEQQENNNLIEESVKQEVTGAVATNDWQQNRTIPSHHIHSNIIPAVDPNIEHEERKRSAPSLISSSVSSKDSNTQIKTNIAKSYPSDSRLNMSATPETISTVASSENISVQENNDFNLANDATERGKSNSTEELPIKLEQLNLGTKVNKNVESQNELKEAQSVNPQNAISNNGVTPDNISGLPLECAVLGTENAHSNDNQNLISQDHTALNPYQMSNIKSSDNIAQSGYDQWYSQDTLPLSSENTLYSKDNVRPPKEWSIEQNVENYENIQQPSEFINLEVVTPSLQERDIYGSRDSINKETLDNDPKPVPNSAKEVASTRDFRQEISNIEVPSVQQSTRSHSLLQAEQVPDNYEFASNDRNTFLETGELTDSHQEHEPSPPSQDDENDEVPNDIPFLREVPGQSSSIDPRRNDPTGQEQYVQTGQRLSDPRRNDPSGQEQGLQLRNMSERSERRDVPPGQERNVPLLSRSDSDTMERRNDPSGRERSLPPQQSRNDPSGEERYQSQPQIMLEPSETREIPGRGNESEDPVQQTEENLRQIPGGASSNEVTQSPDDRSNGRVVTGSQEGPVIGSAIQDQTSDSRNKREEAVGASIRESQGIPSASNRRDSYEDEDDEGGSGNSRDDSRERRRDSSSERRRYEYERKSAYYDREREYDDDYYYDRRRGGENDRTYNTRDEFDRREIPYREDDRKHHSRDDLDRHSREEVDRRGRPKEDLDDRDIRRRPDDRRKDRVDDGIRRRERDIRDYDLRYSRDRDYLDRDRRRDDRRPRRYDDYDIRDPYRREYYDDPYSRGSRPSSRSSYNDRDREYYMRSRDPYYPYNGYPGYDYGVHYASNYYAYIENLRRTNPAAYSEWYHKYYANQHQQQHISRGVVNYPEDRASVHSGRSSCDERTTGDKRTLADISMLEDSTTTSARMTPTKFSISHVYGCFSIGSLIHVHPAYPSDGERAKVDIFRLDNLLSHDPVARDLRAYPGPLIKQVGVTHKKTIIEYCENKIKRAASNEEMVDRASYILLYELMIMLIQQNGNVVGVDIAALLLRNKDAYPYDVNKQKSQDSGRRESIISQRSGASVGDSVQGSQDGATTSEKVESKPRKSTEQMTDEFRNTLLYGLVQEALEYAMNEGLWGHALFLASKLDKRTHASVMTRFANSLPYHDPLQTLYQLHSGRVPAVVTGISDPRWDDWRPHLAMIISNTSANPEINRRSITTLGDTLSARGDIYAAHFCYVLAQVDFGTYGASNIKLVLIGANHQKAYNVFFSTEAVMLTEIYEYARNLSEPGFTLVDLQTFKFDLAVKMVDHGLIEKALLYIEQIAVNIFNEPSKYKKSFINAVYNLGDRIRYHDPVYKDSIDEATTLTWFNNLAEIVGKCHEGEITENEVCVPQAKQESYNSIQNQEVHEMKQQQQWNTIQPEYREGPTSMMEAATTDTQSEWQPLSLPSNIPDTYDQSMQYTRNNEESCQYQQPQQQDYWTQDSYYQNNYGRNDSTITNWQQSTYSPEQSDIDNSQQQEKWNYKTEREEQTPTLESSQPAISMTPSTKKQYDPLEELDALETPKPASKPAASAKKASEKPVEKKPSNSGGSWFGGLFSKLAPKPRNQMILPDDSNPTIVWDPVAKKWMNKDEDGDSNSATIAPPPKASDMGFRSPVPEQASQPPSQADDTSVNKFKLPRGRSMRANYIDVMNPGGSKNNAVPSSIPTPVTSPMVPMATSSPQLFIPAPVNDPSAPVDFLTSTEATAAVPTNVPENTSQGKMMIFRDQ from the exons ATGAGT AATCCTTATAGAGCCAGACCAACTAGGTCTAGAATAAATCACAGCTTAGGCTATGGAACTCATAATCAAAATATATGGAATCCAATGTCTAGAGTACCACCTGAAGTATCGTCAAATGATTCTGTTCAACATCAACCACCACTTCTGAATCAGCCAAAACAGTCAAACGATCCTTGGAATAATTCATGGAATTGGGATTTTGACAAACAGGCAGAtaatcaacaacagcaaccgcTACAGTCagaacaacagcaacagcattATGTACCTTCTTATGCCAATCAAGGGCAGTTGATACCTAATTCCATTCAAGATCATTATTATCAAAGTGTTAACGGTAATAAGAATGATCTGCTCAATCAGAATTTGACATCAGACAGAAATATACCAGGGACAGTTGCTAATAGGCCACCAATTCCTAATCATACAGACTCTTTCACGtcttattcaaattataatcgATATCAGCAAtatccaccaccaccaccacctcgAACAAATTCTATTAAATCTGGATCTATGAATTTCGATCAACCACAATGGGCAGGTGATCAACAatctcaaaatgtttcatatttacaaaaGTCAGGTGTACAAAATCAAAAAGAGCAAGCATCACGTCCTACTTTAGTTGGTAGCAATTATAATTGGATGAAGTCTAATCAAACAAATGTAATGACCCCACAAAATTGGCAAAAACCAGCTGCTGTATCAGGACATTGGCAGGATCCAAAAATGGACAAAGAGGCACAAAATTTTGATGATATAGGTAATCAATATACACCACCAATACAACAAACTAGATCAAGCCAGCACCTTCTACCTTCTactgaaaataaagaatattctaTAAATGATACGAATGATGCAAATAATTGGTCCAATCAAGTTCATATGTCTTCACAATGGAATGCTCAGAACCGCGAATCTGCAATACCTAATCAAAGTCAGCAAGTAACACAAGCTTACAATGCTAATGATGAATTTAATTCTTGGCCTCAAAAAAATACTGAAGTCTCACAATCTTGGAAAAAGACCAATGACAATAATGCAACTCAGTGGTTACATGAACAacaggaaaataataatttaatagaagAAAGTGTTAAACAGGAAGTCACTGGTGCAGTTGCTACAAATGATTGGCAACAAAATCGTACAATACCATCTCATCATATTCATTCTAATATTATTCCAGCAGTAGATCCAAATATAGAACATGAAGAAAGAAAACGGTCTGCTCCTTCATTAATTTCAAGTTCTGTCAGCTCTAAAGATTCTAATACACAGATAAAAACAAATATTGCTAAATCATATCCATCCGACTCCCGGCTTAATATGTCTGCTACTCCTGAAACTATATCAACTGTTGCAAGTTCTGAAAATATTTCTGTGCAAGAGAACAATGATTTTAATTTAGCAAATGATGCAACAGAACGGGGTAAAAGTAATTCAACTGAAGAGTTGCCTATAAAATTAGAACAGTTAAATCTTGGtactaaagtaaataaaaatgttgaaagtCAAAATGAGTTGAAGGAAGCACAATCTGTTAATCCTCAAAATGCGATTTCCAATAATGGTGTTACACCTGATAATATATCTGGATTGCCTTTAGAATGTGCTGTACTCGGTACAGAAAATGCTCATTCCAATGATAATCAAAATCTTATTAGTCAAGATCATACAGCGCTTAATCCGTATCAAATGTCAAACATTAAGTCTTCAGACAATATAGCACAAAGTGGATATGATCAATGGTATAGCCAAGATACATTGCCACTTTCCTCAGAAAATACATTGTATTCGAAAGATAATGTTCGTCCACCAAAAGAATGGAGTATAGAACAAAATGTAGAGAACTATGAAAATATCCAACAGCCTtcagaatttataaatttagaagTAGTCACGCCATCATTACAAGAACGAGATATATATGGCTCAAGAGATTCTATAAATAAGGAAACTTTAGATAATGATCCTAAACCAGTTCCAAATTCTGCCAAGGAGGTAGCCAGTACACGTGATTTTAGACAAGAAATAAGTAATATTGAAGTACCCTCTGTACAGCAGTCCACACGATCTCATTCCCTTCTTCAGGCAGAACAG gtGCCAGATAATTACGAGTTCGCATCAAACGATAGAAATACTTTTCTGGAAACCGGAGAATTAACCGATTCTCATCAAGAACATGAACCGAGTCCACCAAGTCAAGATGATGAAAATGACGAAGTGCCTAATGACATTCCCTTTTTACGCGAAGTACCGGGGCAATCAAGTTCCATAGATCCACGTAGAAATGATCCAACCGGGCAAGAACAATATGTTCAGACTGGTCAAAGATTGTCTGATCCAAGAAGAAATGATCCGTCTGGTCAAGAGCAAGGTCTTCAGTTAAGGAATATGTCTGAAAGATCAGAAAGGCGCGATGTTCCTCCTGGACAAGAAAGAAATGTTCCTTTACTCTCACGATCAGATTCCGACACGATGGAACGGCGGAACGATCCATCTGGCAGAGAACGGTCTCTGCCTCCGCAACAATCACGAAATGATCCATCTGGAGAAGAAAGATATCAGTCACAACCCCAAATTATGTTAGAACCAAGTGAGACACGGGAAATACCTGGAAGAGGTAATGAATCTGAAGATCCTGTTCAGCAGACTGAAGAAAACCTTAGACAAATACCGGGCGGTGCATCTTCCAACGAAGTTACTCAGTCACCGGATGACAGATCTAATGGAAGAGTAGTTACAGGCTCTCAAGAAGGTCCTGTTATAGGCT CTGCAATACAGGATCAGACCAGTGACTCAAGAAACAAACGCGAGGAAGCTGTTGGCGCATCAATACGCGAAAGTCAAGGAATTCCTAGTGCATCGAATCGTAGAGATTCGTATGAAGATGAGGATGATGAAGGAGGATCCGGAAATAGTAGAGATGATAGCAGAGAAAGACGGCGTGACAGTAGCTCGGAACGCCGAAGATACGAATACGAACGAAAAAGCGCGTA TTACGATCGTGAGCGGGAATATGATGATGATTATTATTACGATCGCCGTCGTGGAGGAGAAAACGATCGAACATATAATACTCGCGATGAATTCGATCGTCGAGAAATTCCTTATCGAGAAGATGATCGCAAGCATCATAGTCGAGACGATCTAGATAGGCATTCAAGAGAAGAGGTTGATAGAAGAGGCAGACCTAAAGAAGATCTAGATGATAGAGACATTAGAAGAAGACCTGACGATCGCAGAAAAGATAGGGTTGATGATGGAATACGACGCAGGGAAAGAGATATTAGAGACTATGATTTACGATATTCTAGAGATCGCGATTATCTTGACCGTGACAGAAGAAGAGACGATAGACGACCAAGACGATACGATGATTACGATATAAGAGATCCATATAGGAGAGAATATTATGACGATCCTTATAGTAGAGG ATCCAGACCATCCAGTAGATCCTCCTATAATGATAGAGATCGAGAGTATTACATGCGATCGAGAGATCCGTATTATCCTTATAAtg GATATCCTGGATACGATTATGGTGTTCATTATGCCAGTAACTATTATGCATACATTGAAAATTTGCGACGTACAAATCCTGCTGCTTATTCGGAATGGTATCATAAATATTATGCTAATCAACATCAACAACAACACATTTCTCGTGGTGTTGTTAATTATCCTGAAGACAGAGCAAGTGTCCATTCTGGACGCAGTTCTTGCGACGAAAG aacAACTGGTGATAAACGAACTTTAGCTGATATATCTATGCTTGAAGATTCAACAACTACCTCTGCACGTATGACACCAACTAAGTTCTCTATTTCACATGTATATG gATGTTTCTCTATTGGATCATTGATACATGTGCATCCAGCTTATCCATCTGATGGTGAAAGAGCCAAAGTAGACATTTTTAGATTGGACAATCTACTTTCACATGATCCAGTAGCACGCGATTTACGTGCCTATCCTGGTCCCCTAATTAAGCAAGT GGGTGTGACTCATAAAAAGACCATTATCGAATATTgtgagaataaaattaaaagggCAGCGTCAAACGAAGAGATGGTTGATCGTGCTTCATACATACTTTTATATGAACTAATGATTATGTTGATTCAACAAAATGGa AATGTTGTCGGCGTTGATATAGCAGCATTGTTACTCAGAAATAAAGATGCATATCCTTACGATGTAAATAAGCAAAAGTCGCAGGATTCAGGAAGAAGAGAATCGATAATATCTCAAAGATCGGGAGCCTCAGTTGGAGATAGTGTTCAAGGCAGTCAAGATGGTGCAACGACATCCGAAAAAGTCGAAAGTAAGCCACGGAAAAGCACTGAACAAATGACAGACGAATTTAGAAATACGTTACTTTATGGATTAGTCCAAGAAGCAttag aaTATGCAATGAACGAAGGTCTTTGGGGGCATGCACTCTTCTTAGCTAGCAAATTGGATAAACGTACGCATGCATCTGTAATGACACGTTTTGCTAATAGTTTACCGTATCACGATCCATTGCAAACTTTATATCAACTTCATTCTGGCCGTGTGCCAGCTGTTGTTACTGGTATATCGGATCCTCGATGGGATGACTGGAGACCTCATTTAGCAATGATTATATCCAACACATCTGCTAATCCAGAAATTAATCGTCGTTCAATTACAACTCTCGGTGATACACTTTCTGCACGAGGAGATATTTATGCAGCGCATTTCTGTTACGTACTTGCACAAGTTGATTTTGGTACCTATGGAGCAAGTAATATAAAACTTGTACTGATCGGTGCAAACCATCAGAAAGCATACAATGTATTTTTCTCAACGGAAGCCGTTATGCTCACGGAAATATACGAATATGCCAGAAATCTTAGTGAACCAGGTTTTACATTAGTAGATCTACAAACCTTTAAGTTCGACTTGGCAGTAAAAATGGTAGATCATGGATTAATAGAGAAAGCTTTACTATATATAGAACAAATTGCAGTAAACATTTTTAACGAGCCATCGAAGTACAAAAAGTCGTTTATTAATGCGGTGTATAATTTAGGAGACAGGATTAGGTATCATGATCCTGTCTATAAAGATTCTATCGATGAAGCTACAACTTTAACTTGGTTCAATAATCTAGCTGAAATCGTTGGTAAATGCCAT GAGGGAGAAATTACCGAAAATGAAGTTTGCGTTCCTCAAGCAAAACAAGAATCGTATAACAGTATACAAAATCAAGAAGTGCATGAGATGAAACAACAACAGCAGTGGAACACGATTCAACCCGAATACAGAGAAGGTCCAACGTCGATGATGGAAGCAGCCACGACTGATACACAGTCAGAATGGCAGCCATTATCTCTACCGTCGAATATACCGGATACATATGACCAAAGTATGCAGTATACGAGAAATAACGAAGAATCTTGTCAATATCAACAACCTCAACAGCAAGATTATTGGACTCAAGACTCTTATTATCAAAACAATTATGGAAGAAATGATAGTACCATCACAAATTGGCAACAATCGACATATTCTCCAGAACAAAGTGATATTGACAACTCTCAACAGCAAGAAAAATGGAACTATAAG ACGGAAAGAGAAGAACAAACACCTACCCTTGAA TCATCGCAACCGGCAATTTCGATGACACCGTCAACGAAAAAACAGTACGATCCATTGGAAGAATTGGATGCCCTCGAGACTCCGAAACCAGCCTCGAAACCTGCAGCTTCAGCTAAAAAAGCATCAGAAAAACCAGTCGAAAAGAAGCCTTCTAACAGCGGAGGTTCTTGGTTTGGCGGCCTCTTCAGCAAACTTGCTCCAAAACCAAGGAACCAGATGATTCTTCCAGATGACAGTAACCCGACG ATCGTTTGGGATCCGGTTGCTAAAAAATGGATGAATAAAGACGAAGACGGAGATAGTAATTCGGCTACAATAGCTCCCCCTCCGAAAGCTTCTGACATGGGATTTAGATCACCTGTGCCTGAACAAGCTTCTCAACCACCTTCGCAGGCAGATGACACCTCTGTGAACAAATTTAAATTACCCAGAGGTAGAAGTATGCGTGCTAATTATATAGATGTAATGAATCCAGGTGGTTCAAAAAATAACGCAGTACCTTCAAGTATACCAACCCCAGTAACATCTCCAATGGTACCTATGGCTACGTCATCACCTCAGCTATTCATCCCTGCTCCAG ttaaCGATCCAAGTGCTCCTGTAGACTTCTTAACTTCAACGGAAGCAACAGCAGCCGTACCTACGAACGTTCCTGAGAATACATCTCAAGGG aaaatgatGATCTTTAGGGACCAATGA